A single region of the Phycisphaerales bacterium AB-hyl4 genome encodes:
- a CDS encoding Gfo/Idh/MocA family protein translates to MVNVGVIGLGMMGGTHLDVYAKHPSANVVAISDANPDRLSGKEKAAGNIEGQAKGGIDYSAMKKYADGMELIADPDVALVDICLPTPMHRKFAEAAFAAGKHVMIEKPLANTAADAKAIADAAAKAKGLAMVGMCMRFWPGWDWLKQAIDEQTYGKVLAAHFRRVTSHPGGPFYSDGKASGGAILDLHVHDTDFVYYCFGMPSAVYSRGYTTVTGQPDHVVTQYIYGDPAKGEGPMATAEGGWALAEGFGFSMQFTVNFEKATVVFDIGASDPVTLHKGGKSEPVKVAAGMGYEHEIAYLLDCIENNRKPERVTVADAAESLKIVEAERKSIATGQVTPIG, encoded by the coding sequence ATGGTCAACGTCGGCGTCATCGGACTGGGCATGATGGGTGGCACGCACCTGGACGTGTACGCGAAACATCCGAGCGCGAACGTGGTCGCGATCAGCGATGCGAACCCGGATCGGCTGTCGGGCAAGGAGAAGGCGGCGGGCAACATTGAGGGCCAGGCCAAGGGCGGCATTGATTACTCGGCGATGAAGAAGTACGCCGACGGCATGGAACTGATCGCCGACCCGGATGTGGCGTTGGTGGACATCTGTCTGCCGACGCCGATGCACCGCAAGTTTGCGGAGGCTGCGTTCGCGGCGGGCAAGCATGTGATGATCGAGAAGCCGCTGGCGAACACGGCGGCGGACGCGAAGGCGATCGCCGACGCCGCGGCGAAGGCCAAGGGCCTCGCGATGGTCGGCATGTGCATGCGGTTCTGGCCCGGCTGGGACTGGCTGAAACAGGCGATCGATGAGCAGACGTATGGCAAGGTGCTCGCGGCGCATTTCCGCCGAGTGACCTCACACCCCGGCGGGCCGTTTTACAGCGACGGCAAAGCCAGCGGCGGCGCGATTCTCGACCTGCACGTGCACGACACGGACTTCGTGTACTACTGCTTCGGCATGCCGAGCGCGGTCTACAGCCGCGGCTATACCACCGTCACCGGCCAGCCGGACCATGTGGTCACACAATACATCTACGGCGACCCGGCGAAGGGCGAAGGCCCGATGGCGACCGCCGAGGGCGGCTGGGCGCTCGCGGAAGGCTTCGGCTTCTCGATGCAGTTCACGGTCAACTTCGAGAAGGCGACGGTGGTGTTCGACATTGGTGCGTCGGACCCGGTGACGCTGCACAAAGGTGGCAAGTCCGAACCGGTGAAGGTCGCGGCCGGGATGGGCTATGAGCATGAGATCGCCTACCTGCTGGACTGCATTGAAAACAACCGCAAGCCCGAGCGTGTGACGGTCGCGGACGCGGCGGAGTCGCTGAAGATCGTGGAAGCGGAACGCAAGAGCATCGCGACGGGGCAGGTCACGCCGATTGGCTGA
- a CDS encoding RidA family protein, which yields MFDLESALKNLGWTRPAPPKPVASYLPCISTGDMLYISGQLPLRDGELIATGPVPSAVSLEDAQQAAGQCVVNGLALIDQAIASDWHRFVRIVRVGVFVQCDPGYADQPKVANGASDLLFKLLGEPGRHARAAVGVNALPLNAAVEVELIAQIRS from the coding sequence ATGTTCGACCTCGAATCGGCTCTGAAAAACCTCGGCTGGACACGCCCCGCGCCCCCCAAACCCGTTGCCAGCTACCTGCCATGCATCAGCACCGGCGACATGCTCTACATCAGCGGTCAACTCCCGCTGCGTGACGGCGAGCTCATCGCCACCGGCCCCGTGCCCTCCGCCGTCAGCCTCGAGGACGCGCAGCAAGCCGCCGGCCAATGCGTCGTCAACGGCCTCGCCCTCATCGACCAGGCCATCGCCAGCGACTGGCATCGCTTCGTCCGCATCGTCCGCGTCGGCGTCTTCGTCCAATGCGACCCCGGCTACGCCGACCAGCCCAAGGTCGCCAACGGCGCCAGCGATCTGCTCTTCAAACTGCTCGGCGAGCCCGGCCGACACGCCCGCGCCGCCGTCGGCGTCAACGCACTGCCGCTCAACGCCGCCGTCGAAGTCGAACTCATCGCCCAGATCCGCAGCTAA
- the ilvA gene encoding threonine ammonia-lyase yields the protein MQPVTFEDVQAARQRIGDAIVLTPCAKSPALSEIADCELYCKLEYLQRTGSFKERGAANALTLLAEVGGKPGVVAASAGNHALALAYHGKRLGLPVTVVMPRFAPLIKAATCQRLGANVIKFGESFAEARQHADRLTTEQGLIYVHGYDDPAVIAGQGTLGIELHEQLPELDAVVIPIGGGGLIAGVAVALKALRPDVTIIGVEPERMPCYSKALEHGEPCMIDPVPSLADGLAVGRVGERAFLTARPHVDRVVQVSEAELALAILRLLELEKAVVEGAGAASLAAVLAGKLPELAGKRVALPLCGGNIDPLVLRRVIEHGLAVDHRLCRFTVTISDRPGGLAKLTRLIADADASIQEVRHDRIFAGPEVTNVQVDVVIETRDADHAEAVRTALKAEGLLH from the coding sequence ATGCAGCCGGTCACGTTTGAAGATGTGCAGGCGGCTCGGCAGCGCATCGGCGACGCCATCGTCCTCACCCCTTGCGCCAAGTCGCCGGCGCTTTCGGAAATCGCCGACTGCGAGCTCTACTGCAAGCTCGAATACCTCCAACGCACCGGCAGCTTCAAAGAACGCGGCGCTGCCAACGCGCTCACGCTCCTCGCCGAGGTCGGCGGCAAGCCCGGCGTCGTCGCCGCCTCCGCGGGCAATCACGCGCTGGCCCTCGCTTACCACGGCAAACGCCTCGGCCTGCCCGTCACCGTCGTCATGCCACGCTTCGCGCCGCTGATCAAAGCCGCCACCTGTCAGCGACTCGGCGCAAACGTCATCAAGTTTGGCGAAAGCTTCGCCGAAGCACGCCAACACGCCGACCGCCTCACCACCGAGCAAGGCCTCATCTACGTGCACGGCTACGACGACCCCGCCGTCATCGCCGGCCAAGGCACGCTTGGCATCGAACTGCACGAACAACTGCCCGAACTCGACGCTGTCGTCATCCCCATCGGCGGCGGCGGACTCATCGCCGGCGTCGCGGTCGCCCTCAAAGCCCTCCGCCCCGACGTCACCATCATCGGCGTTGAACCCGAACGCATGCCTTGCTACAGCAAAGCCCTCGAACACGGCGAGCCCTGCATGATCGACCCCGTCCCATCATTGGCCGACGGCCTGGCGGTAGGGCGGGTCGGCGAACGCGCCTTCCTAACCGCTCGCCCGCATGTCGACCGTGTCGTGCAGGTCAGCGAAGCCGAGCTTGCGCTGGCGATCCTCCGCCTGCTCGAACTGGAAAAAGCCGTCGTCGAAGGCGCGGGCGCGGCGTCGCTCGCGGCGGTGCTCGCCGGCAAGCTGCCGGAACTGGCGGGTAAGCGGGTGGCGCTGCCGTTGTGTGGCGGCAACATCGACCCGCTCGTGCTTCGTCGTGTCATCGAGCACGGCCTCGCGGTCGACCACCGGCTCTGCCGTTTCACCGTGACCATCAGCGACCGCCCCGGCGGCCTCGCCAAGCTCACTCGCCTCATCGCCGACGCCGACGCGAGCATTCAGGAAGTCCGCCACGACCGCATCTTCGCCGGCCCCGAGGTGACCAACGTGCAGGTTGACGTCGTCATCGAAACCCGCGACGCCGACCACGCCGAAGCCGTCCGCACCGCCCTCAAAGCCGAAGGCCTGCTCCACTAA
- a CDS encoding DUF3618 domain-containing protein, whose translation MTRHTDTTDTTGSSDEHHHVRQAAGEATRTREADEKPRVRTVGPTRSDKKLRERHEQREPSKQENPDAIRRDIDDTRHQLDSTIDTLQLRLSPQYITQQTMDKIKHKSSQAGHGFIRTIRENPMPAVLSGVGIAWLVGASRRSSQTEEHIAYRDYPGRPPGTPEDAELRARHALYEAGMESQGSAYPRTSSQQAGQGEGKAHQMGEQAKAYGQQARDKAHDYGEQAKAYGQQARDKAHEYGEQARDKASEYGHRIADSTAYMRDRASEMGHHLREQASDAGDRIRAGSQQAKQSAHDLFEDHPLSVGLGVLAAGLALGLLLPGTRKENEAFGQQRDKLMDQAQTYGSDMAERGKVVAQRAGEAASEAASEAASEQGLTGGESETS comes from the coding sequence ATGACCCGGCACACCGACACCACCGATACCACCGGGTCGTCCGACGAACACCATCACGTACGACAGGCCGCCGGCGAAGCGACGCGCACACGCGAAGCCGACGAGAAACCTCGCGTCCGCACCGTCGGCCCGACGCGCAGCGACAAAAAACTGCGCGAACGCCACGAGCAACGCGAGCCGTCAAAGCAAGAAAACCCCGACGCGATCCGACGCGATATCGACGACACCCGCCACCAGCTGGACAGCACGATTGACACCCTCCAGCTTCGGCTATCACCCCAATACATCACGCAGCAAACCATGGACAAAATCAAACACAAAAGCAGCCAGGCCGGACACGGCTTCATCCGCACCATCCGCGAAAACCCCATGCCCGCCGTCCTCTCGGGCGTCGGCATCGCCTGGCTGGTGGGCGCAAGCAGACGCAGCAGCCAGACCGAGGAGCATATCGCCTACCGCGACTACCCCGGCCGACCGCCGGGCACGCCCGAAGACGCTGAGCTGCGCGCCCGCCATGCGCTCTATGAAGCCGGCATGGAAAGCCAGGGCTCCGCCTATCCGCGGACCAGTTCCCAACAAGCCGGGCAGGGCGAAGGCAAGGCCCACCAGATGGGCGAACAAGCCAAGGCCTACGGCCAACAGGCTCGCGATAAAGCGCACGACTACGGCGAACAGGCCAAAGCCTACGGCCAACAAGCTCGCGACAAGGCGCACGAATACGGCGAACAAGCTCGCGATAAGGCCAGCGAATACGGCCACCGCATCGCCGACTCCACCGCCTACATGCGCGACCGCGCCTCGGAAATGGGCCACCACCTTCGCGAACAGGCCAGCGACGCCGGCGACCGCATCCGCGCCGGTTCACAGCAGGCCAAGCAGTCCGCACACGACCTCTTCGAAGACCATCCGCTCAGCGTCGGCCTCGGCGTCCTCGCGGCGGGCCTCGCCCTCGGCCTCCTGCTGCCCGGCACGCGAAAGGAAAATGAAGCCTTCGGTCAGCAACGCGACAAGCTCATGGACCAGGCCCAGACCTACGGCAGCGACATGGCCGAACGTGGCAAGGTCGTCGCCCAACGCGCCGGCGAAGCCGCAAGCGAAGCGGCGAGCGAAGCCGCCAGTGAACAGGGGCTCACCGGCGGTGAGTCGGAAACGTCGTAA
- a CDS encoding phage holin family protein has translation MRRIIDTDPRTFGELLKDLKDQTSYLFRREIDLARTELTEKGQQVARHSTLVIAGAVVGLLAAITLCIALSFALTSLFALIMPIGVAYWLGPLVVAIALGLGAWGLIHVGIKRLREQHYRPDQTVDSLQENQQWLKEKVT, from the coding sequence ATGAGACGCATCATCGACACAGACCCGCGAACCTTCGGCGAACTGCTGAAGGACCTCAAAGACCAGACTTCCTACCTCTTCCGACGTGAGATCGATCTGGCCCGCACCGAGTTGACCGAAAAAGGTCAACAGGTCGCACGCCACAGCACGCTGGTCATCGCCGGGGCGGTGGTCGGCCTGCTCGCCGCGATCACACTCTGCATCGCGCTCAGCTTCGCCCTCACCAGCCTCTTCGCCCTGATCATGCCGATCGGCGTCGCCTACTGGCTGGGGCCGCTGGTCGTCGCGATCGCCCTGGGCCTGGGGGCATGGGGCCTCATCCACGTCGGCATCAAACGATTGCGAGAGCAGCACTATCGACCCGACCAGACGGTCGACAGTCTGCAGGAGAACCAACAATGGCTCAAAGAGAAAGTGACATGA
- a CDS encoding outer membrane lipoprotein carrier protein LolA has translation MILTLTATVSLSLLTACTTRADPPPEQTPRVAPDVTPADASNVAPEDAPDVASEEAAEMAHEAEDTAEQWLERIEARSDEIDTLTARVRYDRVQVLLGDEQTRFGRLTYDAGPPARFHVHFDRMAMHDEMQMQERRYIFDGRWLAERHDDQRLFILRELVAEGDEGEDLLRLGEGPFALPLDLQKDTVLERFEVALVTEDEPAFEEAVLLRLTPRPGVEIDQTQIDIWYDRETRLPLQVRTVNDVDQTESTIRLGEMQTGVDVDEAVFDTTPPDAAGWQVERRALD, from the coding sequence TTGATTTTGACATTGACCGCGACGGTGAGCCTGTCGCTGCTGACTGCCTGCACCACCCGCGCCGACCCGCCGCCGGAGCAGACGCCCCGGGTTGCTCCGGACGTCACGCCGGCCGACGCGTCGAACGTTGCTCCGGAAGACGCCCCGGACGTGGCTTCGGAAGAGGCTGCGGAAATGGCTCATGAAGCAGAGGACACCGCCGAGCAGTGGCTGGAGCGGATCGAGGCTCGCAGTGATGAGATTGACACACTGACGGCGCGCGTGCGTTACGACCGCGTGCAGGTGTTGCTCGGCGACGAGCAGACGCGCTTCGGTCGGCTGACGTATGACGCGGGGCCGCCGGCGCGGTTTCATGTTCACTTCGATCGGATGGCGATGCACGACGAGATGCAGATGCAGGAACGGCGGTACATCTTCGACGGCCGATGGCTGGCGGAGCGGCATGACGACCAGCGGCTGTTCATTTTGCGCGAGCTGGTCGCGGAAGGCGACGAAGGCGAAGACCTGCTGCGACTGGGCGAAGGGCCGTTTGCCCTGCCGTTGGACTTGCAGAAGGACACCGTGCTGGAGCGGTTCGAGGTGGCGTTGGTGACGGAGGATGAGCCTGCGTTTGAGGAGGCTGTGCTGCTGCGGCTGACGCCTCGGCCGGGCGTTGAGATCGATCAGACACAGATCGATATCTGGTACGACCGCGAGACGCGTTTGCCGTTGCAGGTGCGGACGGTGAACGATGTGGATCAGACGGAGTCGACGATTCGGCTGGGCGAGATGCAGACGGGGGTGGATGTGGATGAGGCGGTGTTTGATACGACGCCGCCGGACGCGGCGGGGTGGCAGGTAGAGCGGCGGGCGCTGGATTGA
- a CDS encoding ABC transporter substrate-binding protein, translating into MGVAALLLLTAAVALCVGCERAGDEAANDDGELRLVSLAPGLTQMVVDLGLGDRLVGVAEHDASAPRGLPVVGNYADVNTERLVGLSPTHVLTLTTTREPPRRLRELAEAGRFELVAYRFPFSIDDVRQTLHRDAGDTGDARPGPPPLGEALGVPERARVLLARFDASLGALRELTADRDRPRVLLVIGHTPLMASGPGTVHDQLLEWVGGRNATAGASVTAPTYDREGVLSLSPEVILLLSPDAPPLHDGDARLRAIRDLPVPAMRDDRVYVINHPQVLLASTSLPEVAATLATAIHPDLADEIAAVMADHAAE; encoded by the coding sequence GTGGGTGTGGCTGCGCTGCTGCTGCTGACGGCGGCGGTGGCGTTGTGCGTTGGCTGTGAGCGTGCGGGGGATGAGGCGGCGAACGATGACGGTGAGCTGCGGCTGGTGTCGCTCGCGCCGGGGCTGACGCAGATGGTGGTCGACCTGGGGCTTGGCGATCGGCTGGTGGGCGTGGCGGAGCATGACGCTTCGGCGCCGCGCGGGCTGCCGGTGGTGGGCAACTATGCGGATGTGAACACCGAACGGCTGGTGGGCTTGTCGCCGACGCATGTGTTGACGCTGACGACGACGCGCGAGCCGCCGCGCCGACTGCGCGAGTTGGCCGAGGCGGGCCGATTCGAGTTGGTGGCGTATCGGTTTCCGTTTTCGATCGACGACGTTCGGCAGACGCTGCACCGTGATGCGGGTGATACGGGTGACGCGCGGCCGGGCCCGCCACCCCTTGGCGAGGCGTTGGGCGTGCCGGAGCGGGCGCGGGTGCTGCTGGCGCGGTTTGATGCGTCGCTTGGTGCGTTGCGTGAGTTGACGGCCGACCGCGATCGGCCGCGCGTGTTGCTGGTGATCGGCCACACGCCATTGATGGCCAGCGGGCCCGGCACGGTGCACGACCAGTTGCTCGAATGGGTGGGCGGGCGCAACGCCACGGCCGGGGCGAGCGTGACCGCGCCGACGTATGACCGCGAGGGGGTGCTGTCGCTTTCGCCGGAGGTGATATTGCTACTGTCGCCCGACGCCCCACCGCTGCACGACGGCGACGCTCGGCTACGCGCGATCCGCGACCTGCCCGTCCCGGCGATGCGCGACGATCGCGTGTATGTGATCAATCATCCGCAAGTGCTGCTGGCGAGCACGTCGCTGCCGGAAGTGGCGGCGACGCTGGCGACGGCGATTCACCCCGACCTGGCGGACGAGATCGCGGCCGTGATGGCGGACCATGCGGCGGAGTAG
- a CDS encoding dihydrodipicolinate synthase family protein, which produces MTDKLQGVFTPHMVPLDAHGRVAEDELRRYIDWLIERGVHGLYPNGSTGEFTRFTADERRRIVQIVCEQAAGRVPVLAGAAEANVAETLRACEAYAEYGARAVAIVSPFYYKLSSESVYAYFREIARNSPVDVTLYNIPMFASPIDVPTIRRLAEFDRIIGIKDSSGDVAFMMRMIAAIRPHRPDFTFLTGWEAVLVPMLQVGADGGTHATSGVVPELTRKLYDLTRAGQLDEAISLQYRLLELFDTMLYSADFPEGFRAAVELRGIRLGASRQPMSETQQVDRSALQRVLHCLVADFGLIDPPSEGCPPRNGQPAAGVGREHISHIAQQVIDQLRQRGVL; this is translated from the coding sequence ATGACCGACAAACTGCAAGGCGTCTTTACGCCACACATGGTGCCCCTCGATGCCCACGGCCGTGTCGCTGAGGATGAGCTGCGGCGGTATATCGACTGGCTGATCGAGCGCGGCGTGCATGGGCTGTACCCCAACGGCTCGACGGGCGAGTTCACCCGATTTACCGCTGACGAGCGGCGGCGCATCGTGCAGATCGTCTGTGAGCAGGCGGCCGGCCGTGTGCCCGTGCTCGCCGGTGCTGCCGAGGCGAATGTCGCCGAGACGCTGCGTGCCTGCGAAGCGTACGCCGAGTATGGGGCGCGGGCGGTGGCGATTGTCAGTCCGTTTTATTACAAGCTTTCGTCGGAGAGCGTGTACGCCTACTTTCGCGAGATCGCCCGCAACAGTCCGGTCGATGTGACGCTGTACAACATTCCGATGTTCGCTTCGCCGATCGACGTGCCGACGATCCGTCGGCTGGCGGAGTTTGATCGCATCATCGGCATCAAAGATTCCAGCGGCGACGTGGCGTTCATGATGCGGATGATCGCGGCGATCCGTCCGCATCGGCCTGACTTCACGTTCCTCACCGGTTGGGAAGCCGTGCTCGTGCCCATGCTCCAGGTCGGCGCGGACGGCGGCACGCACGCGACCAGCGGCGTCGTGCCGGAGCTGACCCGCAAGCTCTATGACCTGACCCGCGCGGGGCAGCTTGATGAGGCGATCTCGCTGCAATATCGCCTGCTGGAGTTGTTCGACACGATGCTCTACTCGGCCGACTTCCCCGAGGGCTTCCGCGCTGCGGTCGAGCTGCGCGGCATTCGCCTGGGTGCAAGCCGACAGCCGATGAGCGAGACGCAGCAGGTCGACCGCAGCGCCTTGCAGCGCGTGCTGCACTGCCTGGTCGCCGACTTCGGGTTGATTGATCCGCCGAGCGAAGGCTGCCCGCCGCGCAATGGCCAGCCCGCCGCCGGCGTGGGCCGAGAGCACATTTCCCACATTGCCCAACAGGTCATCGACCAGTTGCGTCAGCGCGGCGTTTTGTAA
- the sthA gene encoding Si-specific NAD(P)(+) transhydrogenase translates to MKHYDLVVIGTGPAGQKGAIQAAKLGKRVAIIEKATVLGGAAINTGTIPSKALREAVLHLTGHAKRGLFGQSYRVKKDITIADLAAVSQQVIRHEWELIQDQLERNGIDLIWGKAHFEGPNLLQIQRNGDAELLTADKFLVAVGTRPARPTNVPFNETSVFCSDQLLHLERLPKSMIVVGGGVIGTEYACIMATLGVRVILVEGRSKLLGFLDDEITEAFQYQLRRAGITLRLGEKVEKIDEVKGDPTTGGKPLVQATLESGKRLRAETLLYAVGRQGVCGALGLDNVGISFDDRERLKVNDHYQTNIEHVYAAGDVIGFPSLASTSMEQGRRAVCHAFGVKEDNFNTLFPYGIYAVPEISMVGQTEEQLTEAGIPYEAGIATYDEVSRGKLLGDHTGMLKLLIHQDDHTILGVHAIGTQATELIHIGQAVMTLKGTAQYFIQNVFNYPTLAEAYRVAAYNGLNKLRHI, encoded by the coding sequence ATGAAGCACTATGATCTTGTGGTGATCGGCACGGGGCCGGCCGGTCAGAAAGGCGCGATCCAGGCGGCGAAGCTTGGAAAGCGTGTGGCGATCATTGAGAAAGCCACCGTGCTCGGTGGAGCCGCGATCAATACAGGTACGATCCCCTCCAAAGCACTGCGCGAAGCGGTGCTGCACCTGACCGGCCACGCGAAGCGCGGGCTGTTCGGGCAGAGCTACCGGGTCAAGAAAGACATCACCATCGCCGACCTCGCCGCGGTGAGCCAACAGGTCATCCGCCACGAGTGGGAGCTGATCCAGGATCAACTGGAACGCAACGGCATCGACCTGATCTGGGGCAAGGCCCACTTCGAAGGGCCCAACCTGCTTCAGATCCAGCGCAACGGCGATGCCGAGCTGCTCACGGCCGACAAGTTCCTCGTCGCGGTGGGCACACGGCCGGCCCGGCCGACGAACGTGCCGTTCAATGAAACAAGCGTGTTCTGCTCCGATCAACTGCTGCACCTCGAACGCCTGCCCAAGAGCATGATCGTCGTCGGCGGCGGCGTGATCGGCACGGAGTACGCCTGCATCATGGCGACGCTGGGTGTGCGCGTCATCCTCGTGGAAGGTCGCAGCAAGCTGCTGGGCTTTCTCGATGATGAGATCACCGAAGCGTTTCAGTACCAGCTTCGCCGAGCCGGCATCACGCTTCGGCTGGGTGAGAAGGTCGAGAAGATCGACGAAGTCAAAGGCGACCCGACCACCGGCGGCAAGCCGTTGGTGCAGGCGACGCTGGAGTCGGGCAAACGGCTACGCGCCGAGACGCTGCTCTACGCGGTCGGTCGGCAAGGCGTGTGCGGCGCCCTGGGGCTGGACAACGTGGGCATCTCGTTCGACGACCGCGAACGGCTGAAGGTCAACGACCACTACCAGACCAACATCGAACACGTCTATGCGGCGGGCGATGTGATCGGCTTCCCCTCGCTGGCCTCGACGAGCATGGAGCAGGGCCGACGGGCTGTTTGCCACGCGTTCGGCGTGAAGGAAGACAACTTCAACACGCTGTTTCCGTATGGCATTTACGCTGTGCCGGAAATTTCAATGGTCGGCCAGACCGAAGAGCAACTCACCGAAGCCGGCATCCCGTACGAAGCAGGCATCGCGACGTATGACGAAGTCTCTCGCGGCAAACTGCTGGGCGACCACACCGGCATGCTCAAGCTGCTGATCCACCAGGACGACCACACCATCCTCGGCGTGCACGCGATCGGCACGCAGGCGACGGAGCTGATCCACATCGGCCAGGCGGTGATGACGCTCAAGGGCACAGCCCAGTATTTCATCCAGAACGTGTTCAACTACCCGACGCTCGCCGAGGCGTACCGCGTCGCAGCGTACAACGGGTTGAACAAGCTACGGCATATCTGA
- a CDS encoding NUDIX hydrolase: protein MIHAKGATVEQTHQDGLVVRSAARVLLLDAEDRLLMFHCQDPTGGEPFWIAPGGGLEANESYEDAARREVYEETGLRIHEVSCCVWHRTHAFTYRHRRYNQHERFFVARTDATVIRAIADDQEIHDQLGHHWWSVEELQRSTSDFAPRRIAQYLSALLNDGYPDEPIDVGV, encoded by the coding sequence GTGATTCACGCAAAGGGGGCAACGGTGGAACAGACGCATCAGGATGGCTTGGTCGTTCGCTCTGCGGCGCGCGTGCTGCTGCTGGATGCGGAGGATCGCCTGTTGATGTTCCATTGCCAGGATCCAACGGGTGGGGAGCCGTTCTGGATCGCGCCCGGCGGCGGCCTCGAAGCAAACGAGTCTTACGAAGACGCTGCTCGCCGCGAGGTATACGAGGAAACGGGCCTTCGTATCCATGAAGTGTCCTGCTGTGTTTGGCATCGCACGCACGCGTTCACCTACCGCCATCGCCGCTACAACCAGCACGAGCGTTTCTTCGTTGCCCGCACCGACGCCACGGTGATTCGCGCTATCGCAGACGATCAGGAGATACACGATCAACTCGGCCACCACTGGTGGTCGGTCGAAGAACTGCAACGCTCGACCAGCGACTTTGCTCCACGACGCATTGCTCAATATCTCAGCGCGTTATTGAACGATGGCTATCCCGACGAGCCGATCGACGTAGGTGTATAG
- a CDS encoding DNA-directed RNA polymerase subunit alpha C-terminal domain-containing protein, which produces MMSAAEDMGTMGDVRDVETAKKYYDAGFQAEQAGNRYEAVEQYEAAYAADPDDAAICFRLAYNLDLMGEEDEAVHLYEECARRERPSLNALINLAVLYEDRNDHGKAERCLRQVLATEPNHPRARLYIKDVLASKGMIIDDDQEKKVAAHNALLDTPVTDFELSVRTRNALRKMNIRTLGDLLKVTEAELRSFKNFGDASLDEIKTMLAQRGLRLGQAVEQQQQQVKQEVYDQLRDQAGDNDTLNKSVNELNLSVRARKALALLGVTSIGDLVTKTEAELMGVKNFGMTSLTEIKQKLNEAGLDLRRLDQG; this is translated from the coding sequence ATGATGAGCGCAGCGGAAGATATGGGCACGATGGGCGACGTTCGTGACGTGGAAACAGCCAAGAAATACTACGACGCCGGGTTCCAGGCCGAGCAGGCCGGCAACCGCTACGAAGCGGTGGAGCAGTACGAGGCCGCCTACGCCGCCGACCCGGACGACGCGGCCATCTGTTTCCGCCTCGCCTACAACCTCGACCTCATGGGCGAGGAAGACGAAGCGGTGCATCTTTATGAAGAGTGTGCCCGCCGCGAACGGCCGTCGCTGAACGCGCTGATCAACCTCGCCGTGCTTTACGAAGACCGCAACGACCACGGCAAGGCCGAGCGCTGCCTCCGCCAGGTGCTCGCCACCGAGCCCAACCACCCGCGCGCCCGCCTCTACATCAAAGACGTGCTCGCCAGCAAGGGCATGATCATCGACGACGACCAGGAGAAGAAGGTCGCCGCCCACAACGCGCTGCTCGACACGCCCGTGACCGACTTCGAACTGTCCGTCCGCACGCGAAACGCGCTTCGCAAGATGAACATCCGCACGCTCGGCGACCTGCTCAAGGTCACCGAAGCCGAGCTGCGCAGCTTCAAGAACTTCGGCGACGCCAGCCTCGACGAAATCAAGACCATGCTCGCTCAGCGCGGCCTTCGCCTCGGCCAGGCCGTCGAACAGCAGCAGCAGCAGGTCAAGCAGGAAGTCTACGACCAGCTTCGCGACCAGGCCGGCGACAACGACACGCTCAACAAGTCGGTCAATGAACTGAACCTCTCCGTCCGCGCCCGCAAGGCGCTGGCTCTGCTGGGCGTCACCAGCATCGGCGACCTCGTCACCAAGACCGAGGCCGAGCTGATGGGCGTCAAAAACTTCGGCATGACCAGCCTCACCGAAATCAAGCAGAAGCTCAATGAAGCCGGCCTCGACCTCCGTCGGCTGGATCAGGGGTGA